One genomic segment of Natrononativus amylolyticus includes these proteins:
- a CDS encoding LLM class flavin-dependent oxidoreductase: MELSVVDLSPVPDGASATEAYANTVEAARQAERLGYTRFWVAEHHGMASRLAGTTPEVLLGHLAAETDSIRLGSGAVLLNHYSPFKVAEIFGALDGLAPGRIDAGLGRANGSPASDSALETDRYVENPDEDHAEKVEAVVSHLYDEFSEGHAYADLEIPRSSDSPPVPWLLGSSPSSAEIAADLGLRYCFAAFIRPQFAAHSVETYREAFSPSASAGGAADPHGIVAVNAVCAETDEAAARLRAVAEASFQRLQRGIVGSTPSVEEAIDELGGVPEPTPVRLDADEWPRAISGSPETLAGLLEQLADRVGVDEVMIQHVTPDHESALRSHELLAEGVGLESR, encoded by the coding sequence ATGGAACTCTCAGTCGTCGACCTCTCGCCGGTTCCCGACGGCGCCAGCGCGACGGAGGCGTACGCCAACACCGTCGAGGCCGCACGACAGGCCGAGCGGCTCGGCTACACCCGCTTCTGGGTGGCCGAACACCACGGGATGGCGAGCCGACTCGCCGGGACGACGCCCGAGGTGCTGCTCGGCCACCTCGCCGCCGAAACGGACTCGATCCGGCTCGGTTCGGGTGCCGTCCTGCTCAACCACTACAGCCCGTTCAAGGTCGCCGAAATCTTTGGGGCGCTCGACGGCCTCGCCCCCGGCCGGATCGACGCGGGGTTGGGACGGGCGAACGGCTCGCCTGCATCCGACAGCGCCCTCGAGACCGACCGATACGTCGAGAACCCCGACGAGGACCACGCAGAGAAGGTGGAGGCGGTCGTCAGCCACCTCTACGACGAGTTTTCGGAGGGTCACGCCTACGCCGACCTCGAGATCCCGCGCTCGAGCGACTCCCCGCCGGTCCCCTGGCTGCTCGGCTCGAGTCCCTCGAGCGCCGAGATCGCGGCCGACCTCGGGCTGCGGTACTGCTTCGCGGCGTTCATCCGGCCGCAGTTCGCCGCCCACTCCGTCGAGACCTATCGCGAGGCGTTTTCCCCCTCGGCGTCTGCGGGCGGGGCCGCCGACCCCCACGGAATCGTCGCGGTGAACGCCGTCTGCGCTGAAACTGACGAGGCGGCGGCGCGGCTGCGCGCGGTCGCCGAGGCGTCGTTCCAGCGGCTCCAGCGGGGAATCGTCGGCTCGACACCCTCCGTCGAGGAGGCGATCGACGAACTCGGCGGCGTTCCCGAGCCGACGCCCGTTCGACTCGACGCCGACGAGTGGCCGCGGGCGATCTCCGGCAGCCCGGAGACCCTCGCGGGATTGCTCGAGCAACTGGCCGACCGCGTCGGCGTCGACGAGGTGATGATCCAGCACGTCACGCCGGACCACGAGAGCGCGCTGCGTTCGCACGAGCTGCTGGCGGAGGGCGTCGGACTCGAGTCCCGCTAG
- a CDS encoding NmrA/HSCARG family protein has product MSADTVLVTGSTGTQGGSVAYALLERDVEVLALTRDQNKPEAHELAERGAEVVQADLAEKNSLEPLVEQADGVFLVTNFWEHGYDGEVSQGTNVLELADEVGIDHLVFSSVGGAERDTGISHFDSKWELEERIDDLGLPATVVRPVFFMQNFEGFRESIEDGTLAMGLEPREPLQVLDIENLGAFVASVFADPDRHLGEAYELASDELTLRSMAVRFADVLGTEVRAQHLSIDEVEESQGEEYAVMFEWFNEAGYESPLDDLQADHHVVFSRLEEYLAREW; this is encoded by the coding sequence ATGTCCGCAGACACTGTCCTCGTTACCGGTTCGACCGGCACCCAGGGTGGCTCGGTCGCGTACGCACTCCTCGAGCGCGACGTCGAGGTCCTCGCGCTCACCCGCGATCAGAACAAGCCCGAAGCGCACGAACTCGCCGAGAGAGGCGCGGAAGTCGTCCAGGCGGACCTCGCCGAGAAGAACAGCCTCGAGCCGCTGGTCGAACAGGCCGACGGCGTCTTCCTGGTCACCAACTTCTGGGAGCACGGCTACGACGGCGAGGTCTCCCAGGGCACGAACGTCCTCGAACTCGCCGACGAGGTCGGAATCGACCACCTCGTCTTCTCCTCTGTGGGGGGAGCCGAGCGCGACACCGGCATCTCCCACTTCGACTCCAAGTGGGAACTCGAGGAGCGAATCGACGACCTGGGGCTCCCCGCGACGGTCGTCCGCCCCGTGTTCTTCATGCAGAACTTCGAGGGCTTCCGGGAGTCGATCGAAGACGGCACGCTGGCGATGGGCCTCGAGCCCCGCGAGCCGCTGCAGGTGCTCGACATCGAGAACCTGGGCGCGTTCGTCGCGTCTGTGTTCGCCGACCCCGACCGGCACCTGGGCGAGGCGTACGAACTCGCGAGCGACGAACTCACGCTGCGGTCGATGGCGGTGCGCTTCGCCGACGTTCTCGGGACGGAAGTGCGAGCGCAGCACCTCTCTATCGACGAGGTCGAGGAGAGCCAGGGCGAGGAGTACGCCGTGATGTTCGAGTGGTTCAACGAGGCCGGCTACGAGTCGCCGCTCGACGACCTCCAGGCGGATCACCACGTGGTGTTCAGCCGGCTCGAGGAGTATCTGGCTCGAGAGTGGTAA
- the ftsY gene encoding signal recognition particle-docking protein FtsY, whose amino-acid sequence MFDNLKEKLGSFREDAEEAAEENVEEVDEEELEDGEPDAAEATDEALEPDGLESDAEAIDGEPVDPKRPDGADRPSTTDPDEVATTPEESGATVDDTEADLESHEVDPDPALEEDRPAADFEPDEGPDEDADDDGNSIGFGRKAKSMVRGKFVIEEEDLEGPLHELEMALLSSDVEMGVAEEILDNIRDELVGETRTFTTSTGAVVEEALRDAIYDVISVGQFDFDERIAVEDKPLVIVFTGVNGVGKTTSIAKLSRYFEERGYSCVMANGDTYRAGANEQIAEHAKALDTKLITHQQGGDPAAVLYDAVEYAEANDVDVVLGDTAGRLHTNEGLMDQLEKIDRVVGPDMTLFVDEAVAGQDAVNRAREFDEAASIDGAILTKADADSNGGAAISVAHVTGKPILFLGVGQGYDDIERFDPDEMIDRLLEEND is encoded by the coding sequence ATGTTCGACAACCTGAAGGAGAAACTCGGCAGCTTCCGCGAAGACGCCGAGGAGGCGGCCGAGGAGAACGTCGAGGAGGTCGACGAGGAGGAACTCGAGGACGGCGAACCGGACGCCGCGGAGGCGACCGACGAGGCGCTCGAACCCGACGGACTCGAGTCAGACGCGGAGGCGATCGACGGCGAGCCGGTCGACCCGAAGCGACCCGACGGGGCCGACCGCCCCTCGACGACCGACCCCGACGAGGTCGCGACGACGCCCGAGGAGTCGGGTGCGACGGTCGACGATACGGAAGCCGACCTCGAGTCCCACGAGGTGGACCCCGATCCAGCGCTCGAGGAGGACCGACCGGCGGCCGACTTCGAGCCCGACGAGGGGCCCGATGAAGACGCGGACGACGACGGCAACTCGATCGGCTTCGGCCGGAAGGCCAAGTCGATGGTCCGCGGGAAGTTCGTCATCGAGGAGGAGGACCTCGAGGGGCCGTTACACGAACTCGAGATGGCCCTGCTCTCGAGCGACGTCGAGATGGGCGTCGCAGAGGAGATCCTCGACAATATCCGCGACGAACTGGTCGGCGAGACCCGGACGTTCACCACCTCGACCGGCGCGGTCGTCGAGGAGGCGCTGCGCGACGCGATCTACGACGTGATCAGCGTCGGCCAGTTCGACTTCGACGAGCGGATCGCGGTCGAGGACAAACCGCTGGTGATCGTCTTCACCGGCGTCAACGGCGTCGGGAAGACGACGAGCATCGCCAAACTCAGCCGCTACTTCGAGGAGCGCGGTTACTCGTGCGTGATGGCCAACGGCGACACCTACCGCGCGGGCGCCAACGAGCAGATCGCAGAGCACGCGAAGGCGCTCGACACGAAGCTTATCACCCACCAGCAGGGCGGCGACCCCGCCGCGGTGCTGTACGACGCCGTCGAGTACGCCGAGGCCAACGACGTCGACGTCGTCCTCGGCGACACCGCCGGCCGCCTGCACACCAACGAGGGGCTGATGGACCAGCTCGAGAAGATCGACCGGGTCGTCGGTCCCGACATGACGCTGTTCGTCGACGAGGCCGTCGCGGGCCAGGACGCCGTCAACCGCGCCCGCGAGTTCGACGAGGCCGCGTCGATCGACGGCGCGATCCTGACGAAAGCCGACGCCGACTCGAACGGCGGGGCCGCCATCTCCGTGGCCCACGTCACCGGCAAACCCATTCTGTTCCTCGGCGTCGGCCAGGGCTACGACGACATCGAGCGCTTCGACCCCGACGAGATGATCGACCGGCTGCTCGAGGAAAACGACTGA
- the pfdA gene encoding prefoldin subunit alpha — MSASQQELQELSQQLQELQEQIEALETSVEAVRTEQGEVDEAITALEQLETGSVVQVPLGGGAYVRAEIEDIDEAIVELGADYAAEFEREGAVSALENKKERLDDDIEELTDQIADLEAESAQLEGKAQQLQQQAMQQQMQQMQGQQNPDE, encoded by the coding sequence ATGAGCGCAAGCCAGCAGGAACTCCAGGAACTCTCACAGCAGCTCCAGGAACTTCAGGAGCAGATCGAGGCCCTCGAGACCAGCGTCGAGGCCGTCCGCACCGAGCAGGGCGAGGTCGACGAGGCGATCACCGCTCTCGAGCAACTCGAGACCGGCTCGGTCGTCCAGGTCCCCCTCGGTGGCGGCGCCTACGTCCGCGCCGAGATCGAGGACATCGACGAGGCGATCGTCGAACTCGGCGCCGACTACGCCGCGGAGTTCGAACGGGAGGGCGCCGTCTCCGCCCTCGAGAACAAGAAGGAGCGCCTCGACGACGACATCGAGGAACTCACCGACCAGATCGCCGACCTCGAGGCCGAGAGCGCACAGCTCGAGGGGAAAGCCCAGCAGCTCCAGCAGCAGGCGATGCAACAGCAGATGCAGCAGATGCAGGGCCAGCAGAATCCCGACGAGTAG
- a CDS encoding ASCH domain-containing protein gives MSELEPSELLPSDRMQRQVLEGEVTQIHRGHRYAEQGDTFTIEGTAFEVTDVTERTLGDLTDADAQAEGMENLEAYERLLERAHESFEWDDDSEVVRHRFERRE, from the coding sequence ATGAGCGAACTCGAGCCGTCCGAACTGCTGCCCAGCGACCGAATGCAGCGCCAGGTTCTCGAGGGTGAGGTGACCCAGATCCACCGCGGCCACCGGTACGCCGAGCAGGGCGACACGTTCACCATCGAGGGGACCGCCTTCGAGGTGACCGACGTCACCGAGCGCACCCTCGGCGACCTGACCGACGCGGACGCGCAGGCGGAGGGGATGGAGAACCTCGAGGCGTACGAGCGGCTGCTCGAGCGCGCCCACGAGAGCTTCGAGTGGGACGACGACAGCGAGGTCGTCCGCCACCGGTTCGAACGGCGCGAGTAG
- a CDS encoding translation initiation factor IF-6, whose translation MLRAAFAGSAYIGVFARATDSCVLVRPDADDEVVEAFADELEVSAVGTTVGGSSTVGALATGNENGLLVSSRVLEYERERLEEAVDVPVTELPGSINAAGNVVLANDYGAYVHADLSREAVRIVKDALEVPVERGDLGGVRTVGTAAVATNRGVLCHPKATDGELDALEEVLDVRADVGTINYGAPLVGSGLVANDAGYVVGNDTTGPELGRIEDALGYLE comes from the coding sequence GTGCTTCGCGCCGCATTCGCCGGATCGGCATACATCGGCGTCTTCGCCCGCGCGACGGACTCGTGCGTGCTCGTCCGGCCGGACGCCGACGACGAGGTCGTCGAGGCGTTCGCCGACGAACTCGAGGTGTCCGCCGTCGGAACGACCGTCGGCGGCTCCTCGACCGTCGGCGCGCTCGCGACGGGCAACGAGAACGGCCTCCTCGTCAGCAGTCGCGTCCTCGAGTACGAGCGCGAGCGCCTCGAGGAGGCCGTCGACGTTCCCGTCACGGAGCTGCCGGGCAGCATCAACGCCGCCGGCAACGTCGTCCTCGCGAACGACTACGGGGCGTACGTCCACGCGGACCTCTCGCGCGAGGCGGTCCGGATCGTCAAGGACGCCCTCGAGGTCCCCGTCGAGCGGGGCGACCTCGGCGGCGTCCGCACCGTCGGCACGGCCGCCGTGGCGACCAACCGGGGCGTGCTCTGCCATCCGAAAGCGACCGACGGCGAACTCGACGCCCTCGAGGAGGTCCTCGACGTGCGGGCCGACGTCGGGACGATCAACTACGGCGCGCCCCTCGTGGGGTCGGGACTGGTCGCAAACGACGCGGGCTACGTCGTCGGCAACGACACCACCGGCCCCGAACTCGGCCGGATCGAGGACGCGCTGGGCTACCTCGAGTAA
- a CDS encoding 50S ribosomal protein L31e → MSASDFEERVVTVPLRDVKKGANHEAANAAMKIVRAHLAKQFAVDEDAIRLDPSINETVWSEGRANPPRKLRVRAARFDEEGESVVEAEVAD, encoded by the coding sequence ATGAGTGCCAGTGATTTCGAGGAGCGCGTCGTCACCGTTCCCCTCCGCGACGTCAAGAAGGGCGCAAACCACGAGGCCGCGAACGCGGCGATGAAGATCGTCCGCGCCCACCTCGCGAAACAGTTCGCCGTCGACGAGGACGCCATCCGACTCGACCCCTCGATTAACGAGACCGTCTGGTCCGAAGGGCGAGCGAACCCGCCGCGGAAGCTCCGCGTGCGGGCCGCCCGCTTCGACGAGGAGGGCGAGTCGGTCGTCGAGGCCGAGGTCGCCGACTAA
- a CDS encoding 50S ribosomal protein L39e — protein sequence MGKKSKAKKKRLAHLENQNSRVPAWVMLKTDMNVQRNPKRRNWRRNDTDE from the coding sequence ATGGGTAAGAAATCGAAGGCCAAGAAGAAGCGCCTGGCCCACCTCGAGAACCAGAACAGCCGCGTTCCCGCGTGGGTCATGCTGAAGACCGACATGAACGTCCAGCGAAACCCGAAGCGACGCAACTGGCGGCGCAACGACACTGACGAGTAA
- the thpR gene encoding RNA 2',3'-cyclic phosphodiesterase gives MRLFVSVDLPDELTDAVGDVQDTLSAAEGLNFTDAGQAHVTLKFLGDVSETRLPELKRELAAGVAEADVDPFTARVGGLGVFPSLEYISVLWAGFEAGGDELTRLHEALEDRTVEMGFDPETHEFTPHVTLARMEHADGKELVQERVREREPTIGAFRVEEVRLTESTLTDEGPVYSTLERFRLE, from the coding sequence ATGCGACTGTTCGTCAGCGTCGACCTCCCCGACGAACTCACGGACGCGGTCGGCGACGTCCAGGACACGCTCTCGGCGGCGGAGGGGCTGAACTTCACCGATGCCGGCCAGGCCCACGTCACCCTCAAATTCCTGGGTGACGTCTCCGAGACCCGACTTCCAGAGCTGAAACGCGAACTCGCCGCGGGCGTCGCCGAGGCGGACGTCGACCCGTTCACCGCCCGCGTCGGCGGCCTCGGCGTGTTCCCGAGCCTCGAGTACATCAGCGTGCTCTGGGCCGGCTTCGAGGCCGGCGGCGACGAGCTGACGCGGCTCCACGAGGCGCTCGAGGACCGCACGGTCGAGATGGGGTTCGATCCCGAAACCCACGAGTTCACCCCGCACGTCACCCTCGCCCGGATGGAACACGCCGACGGGAAGGAGCTCGTCCAGGAGCGGGTTCGCGAGCGCGAGCCGACGATCGGCGCGTTCCGCGTCGAGGAGGTGCGACTCACCGAGAGCACCCTCACCGACGAGGGGCCGGTGTACTCGACGCTCGAGCGGTTCCGTCTCGAGTGA
- a CDS encoding tetratricopeptide repeat protein, with protein MTDREDDADRRHRFSEGAGFEESYEEFDLDPPELDVDPSRVDPVDSRVLTDLLDEHNVGSDDVDAEELLDVGLNYMGINRFEQATEAFERAARFADDDGVAQEAWVNKGVAHAELEEYDEAIGAHREALRIDDESEHAASAETNLAYALWEFGETAQALEHAERAVELDERFPQAWYNRAFFLSERGLAEEALNCIDNAIRLGQRDATVLEEKARILEELGEYDEADEIAEEANELRERAEERLVEEREQRQHQRE; from the coding sequence ATGACTGATCGCGAGGACGACGCGGACCGCCGTCACCGGTTCTCCGAGGGTGCCGGCTTCGAGGAGTCCTACGAGGAGTTCGACCTCGACCCGCCGGAACTCGACGTCGACCCCTCGCGGGTCGACCCCGTCGACTCCCGGGTTCTCACGGACTTACTCGACGAGCACAACGTCGGCAGCGACGACGTCGACGCCGAGGAACTGCTCGACGTCGGGCTGAACTACATGGGGATCAACCGCTTCGAGCAGGCCACCGAGGCGTTCGAGCGCGCCGCCCGGTTCGCCGACGACGACGGCGTCGCCCAGGAGGCCTGGGTGAACAAGGGCGTCGCCCACGCCGAACTCGAGGAGTACGACGAGGCGATCGGCGCCCACCGGGAGGCGCTGCGGATCGACGACGAGAGCGAGCACGCCGCCAGCGCCGAGACGAACCTGGCCTACGCGCTCTGGGAGTTCGGCGAGACCGCCCAGGCCCTGGAGCACGCCGAACGGGCCGTCGAACTCGACGAGCGGTTCCCTCAGGCGTGGTACAACCGGGCCTTCTTCCTCTCCGAGCGCGGCCTCGCCGAAGAGGCGCTCAACTGCATCGACAACGCCATTCGGCTGGGCCAACGAGACGCGACGGTGCTAGAGGAGAAGGCGCGCATTCTCGAGGAACTCGGCGAGTACGACGAGGCCGACGAGATCGCCGAGGAGGCGAACGAACTGCGCGAGCGGGCCGAAGAGCGACTCGTCGAGGAGCGCGAGCAACGCCAGCACCAGCGGGAGTGA
- a CDS encoding DUF424 domain-containing protein, with translation MSATDSRLLVTERETPEGLLVALCDDDVLGQTFESGEFSLTVTEEFYGGETVDETAAVDSLQRAAVANIVGTRAVDLAIEADIVDEANVLEIGSTVHAQFLRMG, from the coding sequence ATGAGCGCGACCGATTCTCGACTCCTGGTCACCGAACGCGAGACCCCCGAAGGGCTGTTAGTCGCCCTCTGTGACGACGACGTCCTCGGGCAGACCTTCGAGAGCGGCGAGTTCTCGCTGACGGTCACCGAGGAGTTCTACGGCGGCGAGACCGTCGACGAGACCGCGGCCGTCGACAGCTTACAGCGGGCGGCCGTCGCCAACATCGTCGGGACGCGGGCTGTGGACCTCGCGATCGAAGCCGACATCGTCGACGAGGCGAACGTCCTCGAGATCGGCTCGACGGTACACGCACAGTTCCTGCGGATGGGCTGA
- a CDS encoding NAD-dependent succinate-semialdehyde dehydrogenase, with protein sequence MESVNPATGEVFETYDDHTGGDLETILDDAVSATESWAETGITERQQLLERAGEILRDREDEYAELISREMGKPVDESHAELEKCAWVCDYYAERAGEFLADRAVGSEANARTFVSYEPLGVVLAVMPWNFPFWQVFRFAAPHLTAGNVGLLKHASNVPGCALAIEEVFRDAGYSDGVFSTLLVGSDAMEDVVRDDRLDAVTLTGSEGAGRAIAEQAGNELKKHVLELGGSDPFVVLEDADLEAAARTGVAARTINSGQSCIAAKRFVVVDDVFEEFLERFVSEMESLEVGDPLESGVEIGPQAREDLMEDVHEQVEASVEAGATLECGGEPLDRDGWYYPPTVLAEPPLDSPAAEEEVFGPAAAVFRAADEAEAIEIANDTRYGLGGSIWTDDLERGERLAREIEAGCVFVNELVKSDPRLPFGGVKASGYGRELAREGIREFVNRKTVWVQSAGEDDDVVATE encoded by the coding sequence ATGGAGAGCGTCAACCCGGCAACCGGCGAGGTATTCGAAACGTACGACGACCACACCGGCGGCGACCTCGAGACGATCCTCGACGACGCGGTTTCGGCCACGGAGTCGTGGGCCGAGACGGGGATCACGGAGCGCCAGCAGCTGCTCGAGCGGGCGGGCGAGATCCTCCGCGACCGGGAGGACGAGTACGCCGAACTGATCAGCCGCGAGATGGGCAAGCCGGTCGACGAGTCCCACGCAGAGCTCGAGAAGTGCGCGTGGGTCTGCGATTACTACGCCGAGCGAGCGGGCGAGTTTCTCGCGGACCGGGCGGTCGGCAGCGAGGCGAACGCCCGGACGTTCGTCTCCTACGAGCCGCTGGGGGTCGTCCTCGCGGTGATGCCCTGGAACTTCCCGTTCTGGCAGGTGTTTCGCTTCGCCGCGCCCCACCTCACCGCCGGCAACGTCGGCCTGCTCAAGCACGCCTCGAACGTCCCGGGCTGCGCGCTCGCGATCGAGGAGGTGTTCCGCGACGCCGGCTACTCCGACGGCGTCTTCTCGACGCTGCTGGTCGGTTCCGACGCGATGGAAGACGTGGTTCGGGACGACCGCCTCGACGCGGTGACCCTGACGGGAAGCGAAGGGGCCGGGCGAGCCATCGCCGAACAGGCCGGCAACGAACTGAAGAAGCACGTCCTCGAACTCGGCGGGAGCGACCCGTTCGTCGTCCTCGAGGACGCGGACCTCGAGGCGGCGGCCCGTACCGGCGTCGCCGCCCGAACGATCAACTCGGGGCAGTCCTGCATCGCGGCCAAGCGGTTCGTCGTGGTCGACGACGTCTTCGAGGAGTTCCTCGAGCGGTTCGTCTCGGAGATGGAGTCCCTCGAGGTGGGCGACCCGCTGGAATCCGGGGTCGAGATCGGCCCGCAGGCTCGCGAGGATCTCATGGAGGACGTCCACGAGCAGGTCGAGGCGAGCGTCGAGGCGGGGGCGACCCTCGAGTGCGGCGGCGAACCGCTGGATCGCGACGGCTGGTACTACCCGCCGACGGTGCTCGCCGAGCCGCCCCTCGACAGCCCCGCAGCCGAGGAGGAGGTGTTCGGCCCGGCTGCGGCGGTCTTCCGCGCCGCGGACGAGGCGGAGGCGATCGAGATAGCGAACGACACCCGCTACGGACTGGGCGGGTCGATCTGGACCGACGATCTCGAGCGCGGGGAGCGACTCGCCCGCGAGATCGAGGCCGGCTGCGTGTTCGTCAACGAGCTCGTGAAGTCCGACCCCCGGCTGCCGTTCGGCGGCGTGAAGGCGTCGGGCTACGGCCGCGAACTCGCTCGGGAGGGGATTCGCGAGTTCGTCAACCGGAAGACCGTCTGGGTGCAGTCGGCGGGCGAGGACGACGACGTCGTCGCGACGGAGTGA
- a CDS encoding acetolactate synthase large subunit — protein sequence MPTAADLLVDCLDAEGVEYVFGLPGEEIEELLFSLRDSPIEFVPTRHEQGAAFMADVHGRLTGDAGVCLATLGPGATNLITGVADAQLDKSPLVAITGQGGRERLHKESHQALDVVRVFEPVVEWNAQITDPEIVPESVRKAFKLAEYEKPGATHLEFPEDVAREGIDAEPIAVRDQVRRPDPDDESVERAAALIADAERPIVLAGNGAVRTRAADSIRALVDRLEIPVVATYMGKGAISDRDPASLMTLDSGPNDEAARAIERADCVVAVGYDIAEHDPEGWNPDLEKAIVHVDAEPAEVYRHYNPDVEIVADVGAALGAIDDRLSSDACSLWCRELHDRLLESATEPPDEDDPITVRNALPLLRDAMADEDVLVSDVGSHKMAIAQSFPAYEPNTCVISNGLASMGIAVPGALAADLAVDANVVAGTGDGGFLMNAAEIETATRLGCGFTIVVFNDDDYGLISEQQVAHRGEHAGTTLSNPDLVGFAESFGIEARRPRTWEEVERAFSEAIPSDELTLIELRLED from the coding sequence ATGCCAACAGCCGCCGATCTGCTCGTCGACTGCCTCGACGCCGAGGGGGTCGAGTACGTCTTCGGCCTGCCGGGCGAAGAGATCGAGGAGCTGCTGTTCTCGCTCCGGGATTCGCCGATCGAGTTCGTTCCGACCCGCCACGAGCAGGGGGCGGCGTTCATGGCCGACGTGCACGGTCGGCTGACCGGCGACGCGGGCGTCTGCCTCGCGACGCTGGGCCCCGGCGCGACGAACCTCATCACGGGCGTCGCCGACGCCCAACTCGACAAGAGCCCGCTCGTCGCGATCACCGGACAGGGCGGTCGCGAGCGCCTGCACAAGGAGAGCCACCAGGCGCTCGACGTCGTCCGCGTCTTCGAACCCGTGGTCGAGTGGAACGCCCAGATCACGGACCCGGAGATCGTCCCCGAGTCGGTGCGAAAGGCGTTCAAGCTCGCGGAGTACGAGAAGCCGGGCGCGACCCACCTCGAGTTCCCCGAGGACGTCGCCCGCGAGGGAATCGACGCCGAGCCGATCGCCGTCCGCGATCAGGTGCGCCGCCCGGATCCGGACGACGAGTCGGTCGAGCGGGCCGCGGCGCTGATCGCGGACGCCGAGCGACCGATCGTCCTCGCGGGCAACGGCGCGGTTCGGACCCGCGCGGCCGACAGCATCCGGGCCCTCGTCGACCGACTCGAGATTCCCGTCGTCGCGACGTACATGGGCAAGGGCGCGATCTCCGACCGCGACCCGGCCTCCCTGATGACGCTCGATTCGGGCCCGAACGACGAGGCCGCCCGGGCGATCGAGCGGGCCGATTGCGTCGTCGCGGTCGGCTACGACATCGCCGAGCACGACCCCGAAGGGTGGAACCCGGACCTCGAGAAGGCGATCGTCCACGTCGACGCCGAACCCGCGGAGGTGTACCGCCACTACAACCCCGACGTGGAGATCGTGGCGGACGTCGGCGCGGCGCTGGGAGCGATCGACGACCGGCTGTCGTCGGACGCCTGCTCGCTGTGGTGTCGCGAGCTGCACGACCGCCTGCTCGAGTCGGCGACGGAACCGCCGGACGAAGACGACCCGATCACGGTTCGAAACGCACTTCCCCTGCTGCGCGACGCGATGGCCGACGAGGACGTGCTCGTCTCCGACGTCGGCAGCCACAAGATGGCGATCGCGCAGTCGTTTCCGGCCTACGAGCCGAACACCTGCGTGATCTCGAACGGACTGGCGAGCATGGGGATCGCCGTTCCGGGCGCGCTCGCGGCCGACCTCGCGGTCGACGCGAACGTCGTCGCGGGGACCGGCGACGGCGGCTTCCTGATGAACGCCGCGGAGATCGAGACCGCGACGCGGCTCGGCTGCGGGTTCACGATCGTCGTGTTCAACGACGACGACTACGGCCTCATCTCCGAGCAACAGGTCGCACACCGCGGCGAGCACGCCGGAACGACGCTCTCGAACCCCGATCTCGTTGGTTTCGCCGAGAGCTTCGGCATCGAGGCTCGCCGGCCCCGCACCTGGGAGGAGGTCGAGCGAGCGTTTTCGGAGGCGATCCCGTCGGACGAACTGACGCTGATCGAGCTCCGGCTCGAGGATTAG